The DNA window CTGGCTAGTGCCTGAAATCGCTTTTCGCGCCGATTTAGACGCCCAGAATTTTGGCCGTCACCAGCCAATTAAGTTCGCCCTTGCCCTGAGCGATTTCGCGGTCGAATTCGATCGCGGCCACCGCTCCTTTGGCAAAGCGGATCGTGGCTGTACAATCGCCGACGAGCGCGGCGGTCAATTCACTAACATCCGGAGCGTGACCAACCCAGGCGATTGCTTCATCCGTTTGTCCGGCGCTCCAGTCGATCAACTGCTTAAGTTCGGCGCCAGGGCGCAATTCATCCAATTCCACAAGTTGCGCTGGATCGGATAGATGATTGACGATTAGTTCTGCCGTTTGCCGGCAGCGGATGAGCGGGCTGGTGGCAATCCGCGTTGGCCGGAACCCGCCGACAGTGAGCCGCGCCATCATCCGGCCGAAGCGCTTCTTGCCATCGCCGGTTAGTGGCCGCAAATCGTCGTCCGGAAAGCGCTCGACGTCGCGCACCTCGGCCCAAGCATGGCGAACGATGTAGAGCAGCATCTTCTCACCTCACGCGCCAGAGCAGTCCGTCGTCGATGCCTAATTCCGACTGAAGCGCGCTAATCTGGTGCTTGAATCGCTTGGCGTCGGTCGGATAGCCGGCGGTGGGACGCAATTCCGGCATCCGCTGGCACCAGAAGCGATTGAACGCCAGCATGGCCGCCTCGCGGAGATACTTGCAGGCCATCGACGCCAGCGCTACCGGCAAGAAACTCTCGCACCCAATGCGAAAGCGGACCTCAACGCGAGCTGCTTCCGGTCCCCAGGCATAGGCGCTCTCGATCGGCCCCTCGTCCCGGACCTCGACCAGCCGCTCGCAAAACTGCTGCTGCAATAGTCGGCCGTAGCGATTCCGCCCACCATGCTTGTCGCACAAGATTCGTATCGGCAGCACTGCGAGCCGGTCCATCGCGCGACCAATCAGTTCGAGCGTCAATCGCGAAAGGACCTCGGCCTTGTTGCCGTGCCGTTCCACCAGCTCGTTGAATTCCTCGGGAAAAATGGCTTTGCTGGCAACACTCACTAATCGCACTCCCGCCGTCGCGCAGCCCGAATCAATTGCGGCGACAAGCGGACCAAAGTCGGCGAGATCGGCCGCCAGTGGCAATTCGGCGTTAAATCCAAGATGCCACGGGACAGACTCCAAACGCGCGGCGGCGTCTTTGTCGAGCGTCTGCCAAAGGCCTCGCCAGTCGGTAGGCATCACGTCGATCAGCGCGAGCGCAGCCAACATCCCGCGCTCGAGCGCCGCCAGTCCTTGACCGGGGCTGTAAAGCGCTTTCGAATCGGCCCAGGCCACGCGCGCCGCGTGAGCATCGCGCGGCGAAACGCAGACCACGTCGCCGAGCGAATCATAAAGCCGATCGTCGTCGATCCGATCGTCGATTTCCCAGGTCGTGGCCGAGATCACCAGCGGCCCGAGATTGGGAGCGTAGCCCGCTTCGTCGGTGCCGATGAGGTAATGCATTCAATCGAATTCCAGATAACCGAAACCCTCGGGACGGATTCCGATTGTCGCCGGTTGCGACCAGCTTTGGAAGCCGACACCGGGAATTATCCGTTGAATGTTGGCGGTCCAGGGCTGCCGCCGGTTGGTCGGAGGCCGATCGACGAGTTCGCTCCAGGGAATGGCCGCTTCAGCGGTCCAGGCGCCATCGGCCGTCGCCGCGGCGACAAAGAGATTTGGACGCCAACTGGCGCTGCCCCAACAGTTCGTATTCACCCAGCCACGGTGATCGATCGAAATCCGATACCATGTGGCATAATCCCGATCGGGCGAGAGCAGCAAGTCGATCCGGTCGCGGCGGCCAAGATCGGCGTTTCGCGGCCGAACTCCGTCGGCGGGAGGATACTCGGTCTCGGCCGCTTCTCGGCAGCGGACCGCCAAATAGAGAAACTGCTGATCGTAGGCCATCATCGCCGAGGCAGGCCAATCGGCATCGTCATGTATGGCGCTATGGAGTTCGACCGGCTGAGCTTTTTGCCAAACCGCATCGTCAAGAATTCCATCCAGCCGCGGCCGCGTTACTGCCGGTGCGCATTTCCAGACGCTTTTCGGCGGCATGCCGCGATTCTGCGCGAGGCAGTACTCTCCTTCGGCACATATCCACCAGGCGTCGTGCGGGCCGAAGCGCGCATTTGACAGGCAACGCTCGGCGTCGCGCGCCAGACCGAGCTTTCGGTATGCGGCGGCAAGCGGGAATCGAACCGCCGGCTCGGCAAAAAGTGCGGGATCAGCCCGCTCGATCTGGCGACCCAGTTCTACCGCCAGCTCGGCCGCTGCATCCTTGCGGAATGGATCGCTGCCGGCGGCGGGTGGCACCGTATGCGAGGTCGATTCCGCAGCGGCGCTGATCGGACCGCCGTTCGGAGCTTCGACCGCGGTCGCAAGTTTCACTTCCGATTTCGCTCGTGAGTCGATCGGCAGATTTGCCACCGCTGGCAAGACGGCCGTAAGATTCGGCAACTTCGCCGCGCCGGTTCGATCGGCCGCGACTGTCGAAGTGTAGTATTGCAGGAGCCAAAGCCGGGCCGAGGGCGTTAGCGGATGGTGCGGGTATTGCGTGCTCAGCAATTCCATGGCCTGCTCGGCGGCCTCCCATTGGCCCGTGTGATACGATTGCCAGCCGAGTTGAAAGAGGAGTTCGCCG is part of the Pirellulales bacterium genome and encodes:
- the sixA gene encoding phosphohistidine phosphatase SixA, which gives rise to MLLYIVRHAWAEVRDVERFPDDDLRPLTGDGKKRFGRMMARLTVGGFRPTRIATSPLIRCRQTAELIVNHLSDPAQLVELDELRPGAELKQLIDWSAGQTDEAIAWVGHAPDVSELTAALVGDCTATIRFAKGAVAAIEFDREIAQGKGELNWLVTAKILGV